A region of the Mesoterricola sediminis genome:
TCGCCAAGCTCAAACAGTTCAGGGCGCTGGCCACCAGGTTCGACAAAACGGCGCGAAGTTTCTCAGCCCAGGTGGCTTTGGCCTGCATCGTGATCTGGCTGAGGCTATGAGCGGAGGGTGACAAGCGTTCCGGATCCTCATTGATCCTATGAAACGCGGAGGCGCGGAGGATCTCGCAGAGGGTCGCGGAGGAAAGCGCTCCTGGAACCTGCCACCTCCCAATGACACGTCCCAACGGGAGGCGTGATGGGAAGGCATTGGGGAGAGGTCGACGGGGAGGATCATCCGCACAAGGAGATCACCCAGGCCATCATCGGGGAGGCCATCGAGATCCAGAAGGCTCTGGGGCACGGACTCCTGGAAGATCCCTACAAGGTCTGTCTGGCGCACTCCCTGAGACTGGCCGGCCATAAGGTGAAGCGGGAGGTTTTCCTGGATATCGATTGGAGGGGGCTTGTGGGCTTGATCCTTTCTCCGCGAGCCTCAGCGAGATCCTCCGCGCCTCCGCGTTCCAATAGGATGCTGCGAATGCGCGGCGCCATCAGGCACTGCAGCACAGACTCACTATTCCAGCTCCTCCATGCTCCGGCACGGATGGGTATTAGCCATTACTATCCTGGATTACGAACACACCCTAGCGCAGGTGGATCCGGTGCTTCGATCTGACTACACTGGCCGATCAGGTAGCCAGGCTCCGGGAGCTGCGGAGGCGCGCCGCGACGCGGTCCACGAAGGTCTCGGGGACGAGGCCGGAGATGTCGCCGCCCATGCTCCCCACCTCCCGGACCATGCGGCTGCTGACGACGCTGTACTCCTCCTTGGGCATGAGGAACACCGTCTCCAGGTCCGCGTTGAGCTTGCGGTTCATGAGGGCCATCTGGAACTCGTACTCGAAGTCGGAGAAGGCCCGGACGCCCCGGATGATGAAGTGGGCGTCCTGCTGGCGGGCGAAATCCACGAGGAGGCCGTTGAAGGAGGCCACTTCGACGTGGGGCAGGTCCCGGGTCAGCTCCTCGAGCATGGCGACCCGCTCGGCCACGGTGAAGCAGGCCTGCTTGGCGGGATTGTGGAGCACCCCGACGATGAGCCTGTCCACGAGCTTGTCCGCGCGCATGATCAGGTCCCGATGCCCGAGGGTGGGGGGATCGAAGGAACCAGGGTAGATGGCCGTGCGCAAGGGGGCTCCTGAAGGCGACCTCCTAGTTTAGACTTCTCCCATGGATAACGCGCGCCTTTCCGTCGGTTTGCTCTTCGGGGGAGAGAGCCCCGAGCACGAGGTGAGCATCGTCTCCGCCCGCAGCATCGCGGCCCACCTCGATCCCGCCCGCTACGACGTCATTCCCATGGGCATCGCCCGCAACGGCGTGTGGGTGCTCACGGGCGACCCCTTCGCGCGCCTCGCCGCGGGGGAGCAGCCGGAGCGGGGGCCCCACCCCTTCCTGCCCTTCGAACGCGGCGCGGAGGCCACGCCCCTGCCCGATGTCTTCTTCAACGCCATCCACGGCGCCGGCGGCGAGGACGGCCAGCTCCAGGGCTTCCTGGAACCCCTGGGCCGCCCCTACACGGGCGCCGGCCTCCTGGCCATGGCCGCCGGCCTGGACAAGTGGATCACCAAGCGCATCTGGGAATCCGAGGGCCTGCCGGTGGTGCCCTACCGGGGCCTCACGGAAGAGGGCTGGGCCCGGGACCGGGAGGGCGCCTTGGCGAGCATCCAGCCTCTCGGCCTGCCCCTCTTCGTGAAGCCCGCCAACCTGGGCTCCAGCATCGGCATCGAGAAGGTCAAGCGCTTCGAGGACCTGGCGCCGGCCCTGGACCGGGCCTTCCGCTTCGATCGCCGGGTGCTCGTGGAGCAGGGCCTGGAGGTGCGGGAACTGGAGGTGGCGGTGCTCGGCGGGGACGATCCCTTCGTGAGCGTCGTCGGCGAGGTGCTGCCCGCGGGCGAATTCTACGATTTCCAGGACAAGTACCTGGACGGCCGCAGCACCACCCGCATTCCCGCGGACCTGCCCGCCGGGCTCCAGGACCAGGTGCGCGCCTCCGCCGCGGCGGCCTACCGGGCGCTGGACGCGTACGGCATGGCCCGGGTGGACTTCTTCGTCGATCGTCCGACTGGGCGTTTGTTCCTCAACGAGGTGAACTTCATCCCGGGGTTCACCAGCATCTCCATGTATCCCAAGATGATGGAGGCCAGCGGCGTGCCCTACCCGGAGCTCCTGACCCGGCTGATCGACCTAGCGATCAAGCGCTTCCAGCAGCGGGCGGCCAAGGTCCGGACCTTCCAGAGCGGCAGCTCCTGGTTCGAGCAGCCTTGAGAAGTCCATCGAACGGCCTATCCTGGTAGGACCGGACAAGGACGGGTCATGAGCGCCATTTCAGCAGCGATCTCGGGCGTGGGCGTCGGCAGCCAGGGCGTCGCCGTGGCGGCCGGCAACGTCGCCAACCTGAATTCGGACGGCTACCGGGCCCGGCGCCTCCAGCAGGCGGACCTGGCCCAGGGCGGGGTGCGGGCCACGGGCCTCACCGAGAGCCAGGAACCCCTGGCGCCCGGGGGCTCCAACGTGGACCTGGCCACCGAGGCCGTGGCCCTCAAGACGGACGGGGTCGCCTACAAGGCCAACCTGAAGGTGATCCAGGCCGAGCAGGAGATGCTGGGCACCGCGCTGGACATGAAGGCCTGAAGCCCTCATCCTCGGAGGATGCGGCGCAATTCAATGGCGATGGTCACGGTGGCCCTGATGGGGTTCGCCTCCGGCCTGCCCCTCTTCCTCACCGGCTTCACCCTCAAGGCCTGGCTCACGGACGCGGGCCTGGACCTGAAGGCCATTGGGCTCTTCGGGCTGATCGTGCAGCCCTATGCCCTCAAGTTCCTCTGGGCGCCGGTCCTGGACCGCTTCCTGCCGCCGTTCCTGGGGCGCCGCCGGGGCTGGATGGTGATCACCCAGGCGGCCCTGGCCCTGCTGCTGGCGGCCATGGCGGCCTCGGACCCCCGCGCGGGGGCCGGGCGCATCGCCCTGCTGGGGTTCCTCGTCGCCTTCGCCTCCGCGAGCCAGGACATCGTCGTCGACGCCTGGCGGCGGGAGGCCTTCGCGGGGCCCGACCTCGGCCTGGCCAACGCCGTCCATATCGGGGCCTACCGGGTGGCCATGCTCGTCAGCGGCGCCGGCGCCCTCATCCTGGCGGAGAAGACGGGATGGCGGGCCACGTACCTGGCCATGGCCGGGCTCATGGCCGCGGGCTCCCTGGGGAGCTTCCTGGCCTGGTCCACGGACGGCAGCGTCCAGCCCCCCCGGACCCTGCGGG
Encoded here:
- a CDS encoding GxxExxY protein; translated protein: MGRHWGEVDGEDHPHKEITQAIIGEAIEIQKALGHGLLEDPYKVCLAHSLRLAGHKVKREVFLDIDWRGLVGLILSPRASARSSAPPRSNRMLRMRGAIRHCSTDSLFQLLHAPARMGISHYYPGLRTHPSAGGSGASI
- the coaD gene encoding pantetheine-phosphate adenylyltransferase — encoded protein: MRTAIYPGSFDPPTLGHRDLIMRADKLVDRLIVGVLHNPAKQACFTVAERVAMLEELTRDLPHVEVASFNGLLVDFARQQDAHFIIRGVRAFSDFEYEFQMALMNRKLNADLETVFLMPKEEYSVVSSRMVREVGSMGGDISGLVPETFVDRVAARLRSSRSLAT
- a CDS encoding D-alanine--D-alanine ligase family protein — protein: MDNARLSVGLLFGGESPEHEVSIVSARSIAAHLDPARYDVIPMGIARNGVWVLTGDPFARLAAGEQPERGPHPFLPFERGAEATPLPDVFFNAIHGAGGEDGQLQGFLEPLGRPYTGAGLLAMAAGLDKWITKRIWESEGLPVVPYRGLTEEGWARDREGALASIQPLGLPLFVKPANLGSSIGIEKVKRFEDLAPALDRAFRFDRRVLVEQGLEVRELEVAVLGGDDPFVSVVGEVLPAGEFYDFQDKYLDGRSTTRIPADLPAGLQDQVRASAAAAYRALDAYGMARVDFFVDRPTGRLFLNEVNFIPGFTSISMYPKMMEASGVPYPELLTRLIDLAIKRFQQRAAKVRTFQSGSSWFEQP
- a CDS encoding flagellar basal body rod C-terminal domain-containing protein, which codes for MSAISAAISGVGVGSQGVAVAAGNVANLNSDGYRARRLQQADLAQGGVRATGLTESQEPLAPGGSNVDLATEAVALKTDGVAYKANLKVIQAEQEMLGTALDMKA